In the genome of Syntrophorhabdales bacterium, one region contains:
- a CDS encoding NifB/NifX family molybdenum-iron cluster-binding protein, whose amino-acid sequence MKVCFAVEKDDGVKSVVYGHFGSAPAFIVVDTEISKTETVNNRDLNHVHGACNPIQAIGGLKPDAVVVGGIGAGAINRLNAEGVKVYRAAAETVQQNLDLLKEHKLPELTLQHACGGHAQGQGGCGH is encoded by the coding sequence ATGAAAGTATGTTTTGCAGTTGAAAAAGACGATGGAGTCAAAAGTGTGGTGTATGGTCATTTCGGATCTGCCCCCGCATTTATCGTGGTAGACACCGAGATCTCCAAAACGGAGACAGTCAACAACCGCGACCTCAACCATGTGCACGGTGCGTGCAATCCGATCCAGGCTATAGGCGGGCTGAAGCCCGATGCCGTGGTGGTCGGCGGAATCGGAGCGGGGGCGATCAACAGGCTCAATGCTGAAGGCGTCAAGGTCTACCGCGCCGCGGCAGAGACGGTACAACAGAACCTGGATCTGCTCAAGGAGCATAAGTTACCCGAACTCACTCTGCAGCACGCGTGCGGCGGACACGCCCAGGGACAGGGCGGCTGCGGACACTGA